A genome region from Bombilactobacillus bombi includes the following:
- the pcp gene encoding pyroglutamyl-peptidase I produces the protein MKILVTGFNPFGKEPINPAIEAVKLLPESINNAHIVKLEIPTEFNKCVAVVKKEVELQQPDYVINIGQAGGRAAITPERVAINLDDGRIPDNAGYQPHNQTIQESGPTAYFTQLPLQAMVDAIHQAGLPAEISNTAGTYVCNHIFYQMQYLREHEFPQIKAGFIHIPFLPAQVIKRPNAPSLSLADSVRGLTAALVAITEANN, from the coding sequence ATGAAAATTTTAGTTACCGGATTTAATCCATTCGGCAAGGAACCGATTAATCCAGCTATTGAAGCTGTAAAATTGTTGCCGGAATCTATCAATAATGCGCACATTGTAAAATTAGAAATTCCTACTGAATTTAACAAGTGTGTGGCAGTTGTTAAAAAGGAAGTTGAACTGCAGCAACCTGATTATGTAATAAATATTGGACAAGCAGGTGGTCGAGCTGCAATTACGCCAGAACGAGTTGCAATTAATTTAGATGATGGTCGGATACCAGATAATGCAGGCTATCAGCCACATAATCAAACAATACAAGAATCGGGTCCGACAGCCTATTTTACCCAATTACCTTTGCAGGCAATGGTTGACGCCATTCATCAAGCGGGATTGCCAGCAGAAATTTCCAATACTGCTGGAACCTATGTTTGTAATCACATTTTTTATCAAATGCAATATTTACGAGAACATGAATTTCCTCAAATCAAAGCAGGCTTTATCCATATTCCATTTTTACCAGCACAGGTTATAAAACGTCCCAATGCTCCCTCTTTATCCTTGGCCGATAGTGTTCGGGGATTAACCGCAGCCTTGGTGGCTATCACAGAGGCTAATAATTAA
- the asnA gene encoding aspartate--ammonia ligase codes for MHLTIPKDYDPKLTVRQTEEAIRYIRETFQDEIGQELNLTRLSAPMFVERSTGLNDNLNGVEQPVSFTMQDLPDQTLEIVHSLAKWKRVALQKYGFGLHEGLYTNMNAIRKDEDLDNLHSSYVDQWDWEKVITKDERNEATLKATVRQVFKVIKHMEDEVWYKYPDAVYHLPDEIHFVTTQELEDRYPKLAPWEREKAICQELGAVFLMNIGGPLKSGQRHDGRAPDYDDWQLNGDIIFWYEPLQCALEVSSMGIRVDAASLKSQLKAAHAEDRLQLPYHQMILHEEVPYTIGGGIGQSRICMLLLGKAHIGEVQASAWPQAMLDECAQHRIQIL; via the coding sequence ATGCATTTAACTATTCCCAAGGATTATGATCCTAAATTGACAGTACGGCAAACAGAAGAGGCAATTCGTTATATTCGTGAGACTTTTCAAGATGAAATTGGGCAAGAATTAAATCTAACACGTTTATCTGCACCAATGTTTGTGGAGCGTTCTACCGGATTAAATGACAATTTGAATGGTGTGGAACAACCAGTATCGTTTACTATGCAAGATTTACCGGATCAAACTTTAGAAATTGTCCACTCATTAGCAAAATGGAAACGAGTAGCTTTACAAAAATATGGCTTTGGTTTACACGAAGGTTTGTATACTAATATGAATGCCATTCGCAAAGATGAAGATTTAGACAACTTGCACTCTAGTTATGTTGATCAATGGGACTGGGAGAAAGTTATTACTAAAGATGAACGTAATGAAGCTACTTTAAAAGCTACAGTACGTCAAGTCTTCAAAGTAATTAAACATATGGAAGATGAAGTCTGGTATAAATATCCCGATGCGGTGTATCACTTGCCAGATGAGATTCATTTTGTCACTACTCAAGAGTTAGAAGACCGCTATCCCAAATTAGCACCATGGGAACGTGAAAAAGCTATCTGTCAAGAATTGGGCGCTGTATTTCTCATGAATATTGGGGGCCCATTGAAAAGCGGTCAACGCCACGACGGCCGAGCACCTGATTATGATGATTGGCAGTTGAATGGTGATATTATTTTCTGGTATGAGCCTCTGCAATGTGCTTTGGAGGTTTCTAGTATGGGAATTCGGGTAGATGCAGCTTCTCTAAAGTCCCAACTTAAAGCTGCCCATGCCGAAGATAGATTACAATTACCATATCATCAAATGATTTTGCATGAAGAAGTACCATATACCATTGGTGGTGGAATTGGTCAATCGCGTATTTGTATGTTGCTTTTGGGAAAGGCTCATATTGGAGAAGTACAAGCAAGTGCATGGCCTCAAGCAATGCTAGACGAATGTGCTCAACATCGCATTCAAATTCTATAA